The following coding sequences lie in one Acidimicrobiia bacterium genomic window:
- a CDS encoding glycosyltransferase family 4 protein — protein sequence MTGPGSRPKVGVIGYDQKFIRPILEYLARNGHSIDAYEWDKYNVDDTDRTRTVIEDTDVIVAEWLGRNAVEAVTHRASDQPVIVRMHRFELYRNEWADLDIDSVGMVITVGEEYRRRLLARTGWPPEKVMVIPNAVDVEALDLPKQNKAEFTIGLLGVASERKRLDLALDVFERVLERDDRYRLQIKSAHPQSLKWVWDSPTERAFATRVDERLQAPPFRDFVSWIEPGPDVTGWLQGIGYLLSTSDDESFHLSPAEGAASGAVPIVRDWPGASEIHPDGFVASIDELPDLILDMAGDRDRAGKRAQAFVRTHYDIEVVGEQWTSLIDRLASIAGS from the coding sequence ATGACCGGTCCCGGCAGCCGACCCAAAGTTGGGGTCATCGGTTATGACCAGAAATTCATCCGACCAATCCTCGAGTATCTGGCGAGAAACGGACATTCGATCGACGCCTATGAATGGGACAAGTACAACGTCGATGACACCGATCGGACTCGAACCGTCATCGAAGATACCGATGTCATCGTCGCCGAATGGTTGGGTAGAAATGCCGTCGAGGCGGTCACCCATCGCGCCAGCGACCAGCCGGTCATCGTGCGAATGCACCGATTCGAGCTCTACAGGAACGAGTGGGCCGACCTCGACATAGATTCCGTTGGCATGGTTATCACCGTCGGAGAGGAATACCGCAGACGGCTTCTTGCCAGGACCGGTTGGCCACCCGAAAAAGTCATGGTCATTCCGAACGCGGTCGACGTCGAGGCGCTTGACCTCCCTAAACAAAACAAGGCCGAGTTCACCATCGGGCTGCTGGGGGTCGCCTCAGAACGTAAACGGCTCGATCTGGCCCTCGACGTGTTCGAACGGGTCCTCGAACGCGACGATCGCTACCGCCTCCAGATCAAGTCTGCGCACCCGCAATCACTCAAATGGGTCTGGGACTCCCCAACCGAGCGAGCCTTTGCGACGCGAGTTGATGAGCGTTTACAGGCGCCACCCTTTCGTGACTTCGTCTCCTGGATCGAACCGGGTCCAGACGTTACCGGGTGGCTCCAGGGAATCGGATACCTCTTGTCAACAAGTGACGACGAGAGCTTCCACCTGTCCCCGGCCGAAGGAGCGGCCTCCGGGGCGGTTCCGATCGTCCGGGACTGGCCGGGCGCTTCCGAGATCCATCCCGACGGCTTTGTAGCCAGCATCGACGAACTACCCGATCTCATACTGGATATGGCTGGCGACCGAGATCGGGCAGGTAAGCGAGCCCAGGCGTTTGTGCGGACCCACTATGACATCGAAGTAGTCGGCGAGCAGTGGACAAGCCTCATCGACCGCCTGGCCAGCATCGCCGGCTCATGA
- a CDS encoding CAP domain-containing protein: MMFSLGRRGIYVVAVIVTAALAFSTLPAPQPADASSILQGDMIDLINNERAAHGLNVLTAFWDLEDNASGQTSFQVAKGTIFHTSNLAGVVDGGWSSLGENVGMGPSMPILHKAFMDSPGHRANILGDWSHIGISVKSAASGQLFITVIFMKARGSIDHPQPLSNLPVLKSLPGDAANSLFIGDIEWLTSHGIALGCDASSYCPDRPVTRGEMATMLALALKLPASSTDYFTDDNGSPHEANINAVAKAGITVGCNPPSNTFFCDQETLTREQMASFFVRALSLPTNVADQFGDDANSVHQTNINALGASGITRGCNPPANDMFCPRGTLTRGQIAAFLARAFG; this comes from the coding sequence ATGATGTTTTCCTTAGGGCGCAGGGGAATCTACGTGGTGGCGGTCATCGTGACCGCCGCTCTTGCGTTTTCTACGCTCCCGGCTCCTCAGCCGGCCGATGCTTCTTCCATCCTCCAGGGTGACATGATCGACCTGATCAATAACGAGCGGGCCGCCCATGGTCTCAACGTTCTTACCGCCTTCTGGGATCTCGAAGACAACGCTTCGGGACAGACCTCATTCCAGGTCGCCAAAGGCACCATTTTCCACACATCGAATCTGGCGGGAGTGGTGGACGGCGGCTGGTCCAGCCTCGGAGAAAACGTCGGTATGGGACCATCAATGCCCATCTTGCACAAAGCCTTTATGGACTCACCCGGCCACCGGGCCAACATCCTCGGAGACTGGTCGCACATCGGCATTTCGGTGAAGTCAGCGGCCAGCGGCCAGCTCTTCATCACGGTCATCTTCATGAAAGCTCGCGGGTCCATCGACCACCCTCAGCCTCTCTCCAACCTGCCGGTTCTCAAGTCGTTACCCGGCGATGCAGCAAACAGTCTCTTCATCGGCGACATCGAATGGCTGACTTCCCATGGCATTGCCCTCGGATGTGACGCAAGCTCATACTGTCCTGACCGACCGGTAACGCGCGGTGAGATGGCAACCATGTTGGCGCTGGCACTGAAACTACCGGCCTCCTCAACCGACTACTTCACCGATGACAACGGCTCACCGCACGAAGCCAACATAAACGCGGTTGCCAAAGCCGGTATCACTGTCGGCTGCAACCCGCCAAGCAATACGTTCTTCTGCGACCAGGAAACGCTCACTCGCGAGCAAATGGCGAGCTTCTTCGTGCGAGCTCTCAGCCTCCCGACCAACGTCGCTGATCAATTCGGTGACGATGCCAACTCCGTTCATCAAACCAACATCAATGCACTCGGCGCTTCAGGCATAACCCGGGGATGCAACCCTCCCGCCAATGACATGTTCTGTCCTCGGGGCACCCTCACCCGTGGACAAATAGCGGCCTTTCTCGCCAGGGCGTTCGGATAA